GGTCCGCCCCTTTTTCTTGCCGGCGGGATATCTCGGGCGTATATCTAGATATCCGAAGGAGATATCCGATGGCGCTTTTCATCCGCGACGACGAGGTCGATGCTCTGGCGAGCGAGCTTCAGCGGGCGACGAATGCAGCCACAAAAAAGGAAGCGGTGCGGCGGGCGCTGAAGAACGAGTTGGCGCGAATGCGCGCTGTTCCGCCCGGCAACGACAAACTGGCGCGGGCGATGGCGCTCGCCGACGCGATGGGCGACAGCGATCCGGCCTTCGACATGAAAAAGTTCACGGACGAGATGTGGGGAGACCTCTGATGTTCGTGGACGCTTCGGTCCTAGTCGCCGTCCTCGCGCGAGAATCCGATGGTCCGCAACTGACCGAGCGACTTCGAGGTATGATCCCCGGTGGCACGTTCGTCTCGCCAATCGTGCGCTACGAAGCGACGCTGGCAATGGCTCGGGTGAAAGCCAAGGCAGCCGGGAGAACAAGGCCGACGCCGGAACTCCTATTGCAGGCACGCGAAACCGTTGATGCCTTGCTCGATTGGCTCCAGGCCCAGGACGTGGACATCACTTCTGAAATCGGCGTCGCGGCACTCGAAACGACCGGGCGCTACGGAAAAATCGTGGGCCATCCGGCAGCGCTCAACTTCGGCGACTGTTTCGCCTACGCCTGCGCCAAATCCCTCGGCGTCGCCCTCGCCTACAAAGGCGACGACTTCACCCACACAGATCTGGCATGAATCACCCGCCGGAGTTCAGGGCGTCGAGCAGGGTCCATACGGCAATCGCAAGAAGAGCCGCGCCGGCGATCCCGCGCACGGTCGCTCCGAGATAGGGCGGAAGGCCGCGCGCTGCGGCGCGGCTTGCGATCCAGCCCACGAGCAGGAACCATCCAAGCGCCATCGTGAAGACGCAGGCGGGCGCGGCGACCAGCAGGCGGCTGCCGGAGTCCGCAAGACTTATTGCGGCCGTGGAGAAGAAGGCGAAGCTGATCGGATTGCTCAAGGAAGTGACGAGACCTGCGAGGAGATGTCCGCCAATCGCGCCTCCCGCCCGGGCAACGCGCGGATCGGAAGGCCTGACAGCCTGGGAGACGAGCCGCAGGCCGAGATAGAGCATCGTCGCCGCGAACAGGAACGGCGCGACCAGGCCGAGATCGGCCGCCTCGCCGATCCTGTTTCCGGCATACATTGCCACCAGCGCCAACAGCGTGGCGCCGAACGCCACGCCGATCGCCGCCGCCATGCCCTCGCCGCCCCGCGACGCCAGGCTCGCCGCCGAGACGACGACCATATTCGGACCCGGCACCACCAGCAGCGCTGCATAGCCTGCCATCAGTTGCAGCGTCCCGGCGGGAAGGCCGTCGATCAATCCGGACATCGCGTTTCTCCGCGACGCCCGGACCGTCTTATCCTTCACACGCGTCGCGGTCGCTGATTGCCGCAACGGAAGCAAGAGGACTGTGAAACATCTAACGCAGCGTCGCGGCGGGCGACAGTTCAGGCGCTACTCTGCCGGATCGATCGCGCTGACCACGCGCGCCACGATCTCCCCGATCGTGGCATCGTCGAGCGTCTCGACGTAACGCGCGGTTCCACCCCGCACACGCGCCTCGATATCGAAGCTGCGGACCTGGTTGCAGACCGCGACGCCGGTGGTGCGGTGGCCGATGATCGGGACGGCCAGCCCGACATTGCGGGTGAACACGCCGCCCGTCGTCACCGGGACGGTCATCGAGACGCCGAGTGCGTTGATTTCGTGCGGCGTGATCACCACGAAGGAGTGGAGGTCCTTCATCTCGCGGCCGGCGACCGGATTGGGATCGATCCAGTAGATGTCTCCCCGCCGCGGCACGCTGCTGCGGACCATCAGGGCAGCTCGCGGCCGACGGAGTCACCTTCGCGCGCCCATTCGGTCTGCGCGTTGAGCTCGGCCATTGCGTCGGCACCTTCCAGCAGCTCGCCAAGCGAGTAGCGCTTCCTGGCGCCCCTTACCGGACGGGCGATCAGCTCGCCGTCGGTAACGCTCAGCGACAATTGCGAGCCGACCTCCACATCCATCAGCTTCAGAAGCGCCGGCGGGATGGTCACCACGGCGGCGCCGCCCTGCCGGCGTATTTTCGATGTGATGGACATTGGCGACACTCCAACCAGATGTGCTACATACATAGCACACGCGAGAGTGACCGCAATCGATCCTTACCGCAGCGTCGCCGCGATATTCCCCCCGTCGACCGTCGTCACATCCGCCGTCGTCCGCTCCGCCAGCGCGTGGTGCAGGAAGGCCTGCGCCACGTGGTCGGCGGTGACTTCCTGGCCGAGCAGGTTGCCGGACATGTAGTCCTTCTCCGACAGGCCGCGGGCGGTGGAGCGGCTGGCGATCATCGCGTCGGTGAGCAGGCCCGAGCGGATGCGGTCGGCGTTGACGGCGTTGGAGCGCACGCCGATCGAACCGTAGTCGAGCGCATATTGCCGCGACAGGAACAGCGTCGCCGCTTTGGGCAGGCCATAGGCGCCGAACTTCGGGCCGGGATTGATCGCCTGCTTGGAGGTGTTGAAGAGCAGGCAACCGCCGGTGCCCTGCTGCTTGAAGATGCGCACCGCGTTCTGCGCCACGGACTGGTGGGCGAAGAAGTTGAGCTCGAAGCTCTTGCGCAGCAGCGCGTCGTCGATCTCGCCGATCGCGCCTTCGAAAGCCGCGCCCGCATTCGAGACAACGATGTCGACGCCGCCATAGGTCGCGACGGCCTTGTCGAACGCGGCGCGTACATCGGCCGGCTTGGTCACGTCCGCGCCCACGCCGATCGAGGCGTTGCCGGCGGCCTTGGCGACCTCCTTGGCCTTTGCCTCATCGAGGTCGACCACGACCACATGTGCGCCATTGGCGGCGAACATCTTCGCCGTCGCAGCGCCGATCGCGCCCGCGCCGCCAGTCACCAGCATCACTTGGCCCGTCAGCGGCTTCGGCTTGTTGCCGGCGAGCTTGGCCTGCTCCAGCGACCAGTATTCGAGCTCGAACAGGTCGGACTTGGCGAGCGGGCGGAAGTCGCCGATCGCCTCCGCCCCACGCACCGCGTCCATCCACGCCTCGGCGACATCTGAAGCGATCTTCGCGTCCTTCAGTGTGCGGCCGTGGCCGAAGATGCCGACGCCCGGAACGAGGCTGAGGCGCGGCATCGGGTCGAGCATGGTGCGCCTGACCTCGTCGCGCGCGTCGTTGGTGCGGAAGTAGTCGGTGTATTCGGCGACATAGGCCGCCACCTTCTCGCGGATCGCCTTCGGATAGTTCGCGTCTCCGGCGGCCGGTGCCGGCAGCACCATCGGGCCAGTCTTGATGCGGATCGAGAGATCCGGCGTCGAGACGCCGCGATCGGCCAGCCGCTGGAGATCGGCATTGGCGAGGAAATCGAGGATCGCCGGCGAGGTGCGGAAGTCGGACACCATGCGGTCGAAGCGTCCTTCACCGAGATCGACGGCGACCGCGCCCCGCAGCGACGAAGCGATGTCTGCCGCTGTCGCCAGCGTCGCGGGGAGTGCCGCGGTCTTCGCCGGCGCCTTGCCGTTCTTCGCGACATAATCCTCAGCGACCGTGACCCAGTGGATCATCAGGTCATAGGCCTCCTTGGCGGTCTCGGCGAAGGTGAAGATGCCGTGCTTGTCGAGGATCAGGCCTTCGACGGAGGTGTCCTTCTCGAACACCTCGGCCGCCGCCTTGGCGAGGTCGAAGCCGGGCTTGATGTAGGGCACGTAGCCCATCTTCGGGCCGAAGACCTTGGCGATCGTCTCGACGCTGTCGGTGCCCTGGTCGACGATGGCGAGCACGGCCGTCGAATGCGTGTGGTCGACGAACTTGTGCGGCAGGAAGGCGTGCAACAGCGTCTCGACCGACGGATTGGGCGAGGACGGGTCGATGAGGTTGGCGCGCTGCAGCGCGACCATGTCCTCGTCGGAAAGCACGTCCTTTGCGCGCGCCTTTAAGAGCGGCGCCATCTTCACCGCCGGCAGGCCGGCCGGCTCGATGACCGCCATGTCCCAGCCGGAACCCTTGACGTGCAGCACGTCGTAGGTGTCGCCGACGAGGTCGGTCGCGGTGGCCTTCACCGACGTGTTGCCGCCGCCATGCAGCACCAAGCGCGGCTCGCCGCCGAGCAGCCGGGTCGTGTAGACGCGCAGCGCCAGATCGCGCGCGACGCCCTTGGCGGCATATTCGCCGACGAGACGCTCGGCTTCCTGGTCGTTCCAGAGGTTCTTCATTGCAGTCTTCCGTATTGCGATGAGTTGATGACCGGTCAGCCGCCCGCAAGCAGGCCGCGCGCTATTGCCGCGGTCGCGACTAGGTGGGTGCAGAAGCCGCCGGCAAGCGCTGCGCGAAGCGGTGCGAGCTTGCTCTCCTCCTGCACGACCGTCAGCCTGCGGGGGATCTTCTTGAGGCTTTCGAGATCGGCGGAGATGACGCGGCGGTTGTAGTCGCAGTCGAGCAGGCGGCCGGAGCGATCGATGATCTGGCCGGCGATCACACCCGCCCCGCCCTGCTTTCGCAGTTGCGCCAGTTCGTTCGCCGTCAGCGCGCCGCACTTCACCACATGGCTGTCCTCGTCGAGCGTGCCGACCGAATAGAGCGACAGGTCGCAGCCGGCGACGCTGTCGAGCTGCTCGCGGATCACCGGCTCGCTGCGCAGGGCGCTGGCAAGCTCGGGCGTAGAGAGAACCAGGGGGGCATAGAAATTCAGGCCGCGCGCGTTGAGCCGCCGCGCGATCTCCATCGTGCACTGGTCGGGCCGGTAGGAATAGGGCGCGCCGAGATTGCCGCAGAGCTGGACGACGGTGACGCCTTCGAGATCGGCAAAGGACATGACGTCGGCAATCGCATAGACGGTGCGGCCCCAGGCGATGCCGACACGCTGGCCGCGCCCGACCATCTCGAGGAAGACGCTCGCCCCGAGCGACGGGATCTCGGCCTCGGCCTCCCCGGCGGCCAGGTCCTCGCCGGCGATCCAGACGGCCTCCAGCCCGAACTTATCCTCGACCTCGCGGGCGAGCTGTTCGCCGCGAAAGAGATGCGTGGCGGTGGAGATGTTGACGATGCCCGTCTCGCGGGCGCGACGGAGATAGAGCGCGACGGAGGCGCGCGAGATATTCAGCCGCTGCGCCACCTCGTCCTGGCGCAGTCCATGCGTATAATAGAGCCAGGCCGCCTTGTGCACGATCCTGTCAGCTTGCGCCTTCGCCATTGCTCCTCACCATGCTCCAACGCATGGCGACATATTTCACACGGATTGGCAATTGTCAAAGAAATGGCGCGACGGAGCCTGCGGCAAACATGGGTGCCGTGGGCTAATCGAGATCGAGCGACGCCAGCATCAGGCCGGGCTCCTGCGGATGATGCTCGACATGGAAGCCGAACTGGCGGCACATCGACAGCATGCGCGTGTTGTCGCCCAGGATGATGCCTTCGATCCGCTGGATGCCGTCGGCACGGGCGTAGTCGATCAGGTGCCGCAGCAACGCCCAGCCGAGCCCGTGTCCCTGCAGGTCGGTCCGCACGAGAAGCGCGTATTCGGCCTTCACATGGTCCGGATCGGCGGACAGGCGGCCGATGGCCGCAAGCTCGCCGGTCTCCTGCAGGGCCACGAAGGCGATCTCGCGGTCGTAGTCGAGCTGGGTCAGCCGCTTCAGCATCTCGTCCGGAAACTCCTTGCGCTGTGCGAGGAAGCGGAAGCGGATGTCGTCGGCGGACACTTTTGCCAGGAAATCGGGATAGAGCCGGACGTCGGCCGGCTTGATCGGGCGGACATGGAAATCGGCCCTGTCGCTCGAGACGGTCGTTTCCCAGCCGGACGGATAGGGGCGGATCACGAGCGAACGCTCCGGCCCGTCCTCCTCGACCCGCGCCGGATCGATCTCGACGCGGGCGTCGAGCGCGACGGCGCCCTCGGCATTGGCGAGCAGCGGGTTGATGTCGACGCCGTCGATGCAGGGGAAATCGATGATGAGCTGCGACAAGCCGTTGAGCGCCTTCACGATCGCCGCGCGGTCGGCCGGTTTGCGGTCGCGGTAGCCGGCAAGCAGGCGGCCGATGCGGGTGCGGTCGATCAGGTCGCCCGCCAGCACGTCGTCCATCGGCGGCAGGCCGACCGAGGTGTCCTCCATGACCTCGACGGCGACGCCGCCTGCGCCGAACAGGATCACCGGTCCGAAGATCGGATCGCGGCTCATGCCGAGGATCAGCTCGTGCGCCTGCTTGCGCACGACCATCGGCTGCACCGCGAAGCCGTCGATCGCCGCACCCGGTTTCACCTTCGCCACGCGCTTCTCGATCGTGCGGGCGGCCTCGGCAGCCGCCTCCGCCGTATCGAGCGACAGAACCACGCCGCCGACGTCGGACTTGTGGGTAATCTCCTTCGACAAAAGCTTGACCGCCACCTGCCCGCCCCCGGCGAGCAGCCGCTCCGCAGCGGCCTGCACCTCGGCCGGGGTTTGGGCGACCAGCACTTCCGGCGCGTCGACGCCGTAGGCGCGGATGACGCTCTTCGCCTCCGGCTCGGTCAGCATGCGCCGGCCCTCTCGCGCAGCTTCGCGCAGGATGCCGAGAACCAGCTTGCGGTTGCCATCCACATCCTCGCTGCCGGCCGACGGCACGCGGCTCAACGCCATCTGCGCCTTCGACCAGTCCGCAAGATAGGCGGCCGCCCGCGCAGTGTCGGCCGGAGTCTCGAAGCTCGCGAGACCGGCATCCTGAAGGGCGCGGCGGCCGATGCGCGCCGTGTGCTCGCCGAGCCAGCAGGTCAGCACCGGCTTGCCGCCGATATGGCCCTTGTCGGCAAGCTCGGCGACGGCAGTGGCGGCCGCGATCGGCGAGGCGAGGCCGGTCGGACAGTTGAACACCATCACCGCATCGACCCCGGGATCCGCCGCAACGGCCGAGACCGCGGCGCGGTAACGCTCCGGCGGGGCATCGCCGATGATGTCGACCGGATTGCCCTTGGACCAGGTCGGTGGAAGGACCGCGCCCAGCGCCTTCAACGTCTCGGGAGAAAGCTCGGCGAGTTCGATGCCGCAGCTCACAAGCTCGTCGACGGCCAGCACGCCAGCGCCGCCGCCATTGGTGACGATGCCGATGCGGGCGCTGTACAACGGCGGGAAACGTGAGGTGATCTCGGCCGCGTCGATCAGCTCCGCGAGGCCGTCGACCCTGAGGATGCCGGCGCGCCGCAGTGCCGCGTCCACCACGCGGTCCGCGCCCGACAGAGCGCCGGTGTGGGTGGCGGCAGCCTTGGCCGCGGCGGCATGGCGGCCGGACTTGATGGCGATCACCGGCTTGATGCGCGCGGCGGCACGTGCCGCCGACATGAACTTGCGCGGATTGGTGATCGATTCGAGATACATCACGATGGCCTTGGTGGCCGGGTCACCGGCGAGCAGGTCGAGCCAGTCGCCGACGTCGACGTCAGCCATGTCGCCGAGCGAGACGATATGGGAGAAGCCGACATTGTTCTCCGCCGCCCAGTCGATCAGCGAGGTGGCGATCGCGCCGGACTGCGACAGGAGCGCGATGTTGCCGGGCCGGGCCGCCATATGGGCGAAGCCGGCATTCAGCTTGAAGGGCGGGATCATCAGGCCGACCGTGTTGGGACCGATGATGCGGAAGAGATGAGGCCGTGCCGCGTCGAGCATGGCCTGGCGCAGCCCGTTCGCGCGCGTCAGCCCCGCCGTGATCACCACGCCAGCGCGGCATCCTTTCTCGCCGAGCTCGGAGATGACGCCGGGCACCGCTTCGGCCGGCGTGACGATGACGGCGAGATCGGGCGCGGCCGGCAGGGCGGCGGCGTTGCGGAAGGCGGGGAGACCGCGGATCTCGTGGTATTTCGGATTGATCGGCCAGATCGGCCCTTCGAAACCGCCGGAGACGATGTTGTCGAGCACCACCCGCCCGACAGATCCCACGCGCTCGGAAGCGCCGACGACAGCCACGGAGCGCGGACGCGCGGCGAATTCCAGGTTTCTGATGGTCATGCGTCACCCTCTTTCCGCCGACGACCTATCGCTGAGGAGACTGCATCGTCATTGTCACGGATCAAAAGTACGTCGGCCGGCGCCCCGGACGCTACAACCGTCGGAAAGCCGACGACATCCAGTCGGTGGGGCGAGTGTCTCTCTCGGCTTCCTCGTCGGGGCGAACCAGCGTGAGTGCCGGGATGCGCTGCATCAGGCTTGGGTCGCGGTGCAGCACATACTCCAGATTGCGCCTCGCCAGCCGGGCATGCTCGCGGGCGATCGCTTCGGCGCGCGCGCCTTCCCTCTTCTCGATCGCCTCGAGGATGGCGCGATGCTGCTCCTGCGCGCCGACGAGCGACCGGCGGAAGACCGGAACGTCTTCCTGCTTTTCGAGGAATGCGCTGGGCGACGCGAAGGGCAGCCGCACGGCACGCTCGATCTCGCGACGGATCGTCTCGCTGCCGGCAAGCCCCGCCAGGAGCCGGTGGAACTCGTCATTGCCCTGCACATAGGCTTCGAAATCCATCTCCGCCGGCCCCGGCTCGATGGCGCGCCCGATCGCGTCGACCACATACAAGATGTCGGAAAGCTTGCGCGGGTCGGCTCCCCGCTCGGCGGCGAGCCGCGCCGCGGTGCCTTCGAGCACGCCGCGAAGCTCAAGCGCGTCCATGACCTCCTCGATGGTGAAGGCGCGGGCAAAATAGCTGCCGGACCGGGTCTTTTCGAGAAGGCCTTCCTGCTCCAGCCGCGCCAGCGCCGCGCGCACCGGCGTGCGCGAAATCCCGAGTTGCTCGGCGAGGGGGATTTCGGACAATCGCTCGCCGGCCGCAATCCGCCCGCTCATGATGAGATCGCGAATTCCGAGCAGCGCCTTGAGCGATTGCGAAGCTTCCTTGTCACCCATCGCGTTCTCCCCGGCGATCCGACCGGCCCGTCCGGGCCGATCGGGAGCTTTCCCTGCACTATCTGTGCCTCAGGCCGCGCGGGTGCGCCAGCTTTCCACGTAGTTTTCGCGCGCTTCGCGTGCGTACGGCGCCGCCGACACGCGCACGCGGATCTCGGCCTGGCGGTGCTTTTCCGTCGCGGTCTTGTCCGTGCCGCCGTCCGGCTCGCCCCAGACGAGCGTCAGGATGTCACCGATCTCGACGTCGTCGTCGACGACGCCGAGCGACAGCATGCAGCGTTCGTTGAAGCTGTAGCCCGAGAACATCGACAGCCCGACCATCCGGTCGCCGCGCATGATCCTGTCGAACGACGAGGAGGCATAGTTTGCCACCGGGAAGTCGATCCATTTGTAGGGCAGGTCGTCGCGCTGGAAGGCCGACGCGATGACCTTGGCCACGTCGTCGCCGTTCCATTCGAACGTCACCTTCTTGCGGTGCCTGCGGCCCTGCATCTTCTCCAGGGCCGCACGCCCGACGAAGTCGTGATCGTTCTTGATATAAAAGCCGTAGCCGAGCTCCCAGGGGGTCGAATAATAGTCCCGGATATCGTCCGACACGAACGACCCGCCGATCGAGCCGGTCGCTTCGTAACCGTCGGCCGGCAGCCACTGGCGATAGGCTTTCATCTCCTCGCCGGTGTAGACGGCCGGCAGCGGCGACGGGATCCAGCCGGACTCGAGCGTGTTCGTCGAATAGGCCCGGCTGCCGACCTGGTAGAGGTCGAACTCCTTGCCCGCCTCCAGGATCGCCGCGCGGATCTCGTCCTTTTCGGCATAGGGACCGAACACCTCCAGCCCCGGCGCGCCGGCCATGCCGTGGCGCAGCGCCCTCACCTTGCGGCCGGCGATGTTGATGCGGTCCATATGGAAGAACTTGATGTCCGGCACCAGCCCGCCATTGAGCTTCTCGAGGATCTGCGGCGCGTTCGGCCCCTGGATCTGGAAGCGGTAATGGCGTCGCTCGACCTTGTTTCCGTCCGGTCGGGACGGCGAGCGGTCATCGCGGATGGTCTTGACCGAACGACCACCCTTTTTGGCATTGTATTCAACCCAGTTCACGGTCGGGGCGCGGCCGACCAGGACGTATTCGTCCTCTTCGAGGTGGAAGCAGATCACATCGCCGATGACGTAGCCTTCGGGGCTCACCGGCACGTAGTGCTTGGCGCGGTCGACGGGGAAGTTCCTGAAACTGTTGATCGACAGGCTTTCGAGGAAACGGCCCGCGTCCGGCCCTTCGACGGTCAGCTCCGCCATGTGATGCGACTGGTCGAACAGTACCGCGGAATCGCGCCAGGCGCGCTGTTCGTCACGCCAGTTGGCGAACTCGGCCGCGACGACTGGATACACATAGCTTCCGATTTTTGAGTTTCTCAGAATCTCGACGATGTTTTTTCCCGATTTTGTGACGTCTTCCAAGCTAGATGATGTCATTGTTCGATCCTCCCTGATCGCTGGCGACTTCCATGCGCAGTACCTGTATACAATCAGAAGATATCGAGCCGTTCAATCGCCATTCCGCGACCTTCACGCAAGGCGGGTCGGGCGCGGCCGGCCGCTCCTGGGTCCATCCGCGATGCCCTTCATGTGAATCACCTCACAGACGCGCGCCCTGAATTCGAAGACCTTCCGTTACGGCAAGGCCGAATCGAGCCTTGAGCCCAATGAAAAGGAGCAGGTCCCAGCGACCCGCACGTTCCCGAATGCCAAAGGACTTTTCATTGTCGTCGTCTGCGCGGGCGGTTCCTCCCGCCGTCCGTGCAGACGGCCCGCCGCGCTCCGCGACGCCCTTCCTGCCGCCCCGGCCCGCGCCGCGGCTGCTCGGGGCGCGTTTCGAGCGAAACTGTCCGTCACTCGAGTGAGCAACGCCATGCTTTCCACCATGATCGAGCTGTCGTACAAAGACACCGGACGCCGCGAGCGGAGCATTCCGATGACGGGCAGCACACATGATGCGGGTGGCGCAGCCCTTCCGGTGCGCATCGGAAGCGGCCTGTTCGACCTGTTGTTCAAGGGATGCCGCATCGAGCGCTACCCGGCCGGCCAGCACCTGTTCGTACAGGAGGACGACGCCGACCGGATCTATGGCGTCCTTTCCGGGACCGTGGAGATCTCCCTCTTCTCGCCCGGCGGGCAGAAGCTGGTCGCCAATATCGAACTGCACCACAGCCTGGTCGGCGAGATCGGCGCGCTCGACGGCGGCACGAGGACGGCGACTGCGATCTGCCTGACGGCCTGCGAGCTCGTCTCGCTCAGCCGCGCGCAGCTGTTCGACCGGATGCAGGCCCACCCGGAACTCGCCCGCGCGATGATCGAGCTTCTGTGCGCGCGGCTGCGCTGGGTGAGCGGAGAGATGGGCGACCTCGCCTTCTTCGCCATCGAGGCGCGGCTCGCCAAGCGGCTTGGGCTCCTGTCCGGCATCAGCGCCGACAAGGATGGCTGGATCGAGCTCTCGCAGGCCGAGCTTGCCGAATTCCTCGGCGCCACGCGCGAATCCGTCAACAAGACGCTCAACGACTGGCGCTCGCGCGGCGTGATCGAGCTTCGCCGTGGCGGCGTGCGCGTCGTCAGCGCGGCGAAGCTGCGCGGCATCGCCAGCGCCGGCGAGGACGACTGAGCCGTCTCCCGCCGTAGGCTGCGACTTGCCCTACAGCCGCGAGATCATGAAGCGCAGCGCCGCCCGGCTCGGCATGAAGAAATAGCCGCCGCCGCGCGTCGTCACGAAGCTCGGCATCTCCCGCAGCACCACGTTGCCTTCCCATTTCGGGATCGAGAACCGGCCCTTGCCTTCGTTCGCGCCGATCGCCGGGTCCTTCTCGCCCGCGAGGCCGTGGAAGGAACGGGCCGACACCCAGGTCTGCTGCATGAACTCGTACTGACGCTCGATGTCGGCGTTGAGGCACATGAAGAGCAGGCCCTTCTCGGTCTCGCCCTTCTTGGCCCCCGGCACTTCGTAGGTGCGACCGACGCGCAGGATGCGGTGCCGCTTGCCGATGCTGATCTGCGTGGCGTGGTCGTCGCCCAGCGAATCGCGCGGGTTGGAGCGGCGGATATGTGCCCCGAACGGACAGCGCAGCCCCTGCGGGTCCTCGGCGCCGTAGGAGAAGGCGTTGTCGACCGGCCGATCCGGCCGGCCTTCGGGATTGCGCACCAGCGACGAGCCATCCTTCCAGCGGCCCATCATCTTGGCCGCGATCCACTCCGGCGTGATCGACGGGTCGTCGTGCTCCTTGGCCTTGGTTTTCGCGGCGAAGACGCAATAATCGTCGAAGGCGTCGACGTGCTGCTCGAACTGACGCACGACGATGAAGGAGCCGTTGCGGCCGAAATCGTGCAGCGCGTCCGTCGTGCCGTCGGCGCCGCGCCGGAAGCGCAGCGAGGACAGGATGCCCGACGGATCGTGGTGCGCCTTGACGGCCGGCGACACCGGATAGAAGCCGTGCTCGTCGCGATAGCCGAACAGGAATTCGCCAGCGGCAACCACGTTGGCCTCCGGCGCGCCGCCATGGGCGCGCGCCGTGCCGCGCACCGCCGGCTGCGAGATGCCGTCGGCGAAGCCGAAATGCTCGATCGCCCGGCCGTTGCGGCGCACGGTCTCGGCCCGTTCGTGGCTGGCCGCCGCGGCGCGATTGTAGCGCTTGGTCTCGAGCGGCGCCTGGCGTTTGGTTTCGAGTGGCAGATCGAACCCCGGCGACAGGCCGGCAGCCTTCGCGCGCTTCTTCACCTCGGCGACTTTCTTCGCCAGCAGCGACGGGTCCTTGGCATAGCAGAGGACGATCATGTCGACCGGCTTTTCGGGCGAGCCCCAGCGCCATTTTCCGGGCTGGCTCTCGCCGATGTCGTCGAGGATGCGGCTGCGCTCGGGATGGCCCATGCCCTGCAGGAAGGCGTTGGGGAAACGCTTCAGCGCCTCCTCGTCGGCGCCGCCGTCGAGCCCCAGCCGGCGCAGCCCGCGCGGACCGAAGGCGATGGTCATCGCCCTGTCGCGCGGGATCGGATCGCCGAAGCTGGTCTGCGCGGTAAGGAACTCCAGCCATGTCCGCCGCCCGTCGCGGCCCAGGCCACCCGGCACCTCGAACGCGGTCAGATGGCCGTAGTCCAGCGCGCCGAAGGCGTTGAAGAAGATCGACTGGATCTCGCCGGACTCCAGCGGCTCCGGCGGTTGCGGCGCCTCCGGCTTCGCGGCCGCCTCGACCAGATCCTGCGAGATGCGCGGCCGCGGGCGCGAGCCGAACAGGCTGAGCCAGTCGCGCGCCTCGCCGTCGGTGGCGCGGCAGATGCCCCGCCGGATGCGCGAATTGATGCGAATCCGCTGCGTGTTGACCTCGGGATAGGCCGAATACCAGAACAGCGTCGGCACCTGCTGCCGCCTCGCCCAGCGCTTGAAGCGGTCGCCATCGCGGGCGCCATCGCCGAAAAGGTCTTTTGCGCGGGGGAAACCGACCGTGTTGCTCCAAACGCCCGTCAGGCCCGCCGCCGCCTTGGTGATGAAGTCCTCCAGATAGCTCTCCCAGCTCCCACCGTAGTTCGAGAAAAACATCAGCCGGTCGGTCCCCGGTAGCAGCACCCAGCGCGCGAAATGGATCGTGTTGATGTCCGCGAGATATCCCGGCCGGAACACCTTCTGGGCCGAGATGGAGATCAGGTAGAATGCGAGCCGCAGCGCAAGCCGCCGCAGCGTGCCTGGCTTCATCACGGAAATCGCCGTGAGATGGTTCTGGGCGCTGTGATCTTCCCGTTTCTGGATCTTCTCCAGGTCGTCGAGCGGGATCGACTCGACGCCTCGTTTATCGGTCCTCTCGAGCCGATCGAGCGCGAACCGTGCAAGAAAGAGGAGGATCCCGATGACGAAGGCGAGGCCGATCAGGGCCAGCACCAGTGACGTGCCACCGACGAGCAGGTTACGTATGATGCCGGGAGCGGGCCCGAAGACGTACCAGTAGGTGATCCACGCACAGGCGGCGATCAGGGCG
The Mesorhizobium australicum genome window above contains:
- a CDS encoding bifunctional acetate--CoA ligase family protein/GNAT family N-acetyltransferase, with the translated sequence MTIRNLEFAARPRSVAVVGASERVGSVGRVVLDNIVSGGFEGPIWPINPKYHEIRGLPAFRNAAALPAAPDLAVIVTPAEAVPGVISELGEKGCRAGVVITAGLTRANGLRQAMLDAARPHLFRIIGPNTVGLMIPPFKLNAGFAHMAARPGNIALLSQSGAIATSLIDWAAENNVGFSHIVSLGDMADVDVGDWLDLLAGDPATKAIVMYLESITNPRKFMSAARAAARIKPVIAIKSGRHAAAAKAAATHTGALSGADRVVDAALRRAGILRVDGLAELIDAAEITSRFPPLYSARIGIVTNGGGAGVLAVDELVSCGIELAELSPETLKALGAVLPPTWSKGNPVDIIGDAPPERYRAAVSAVAADPGVDAVMVFNCPTGLASPIAAATAVAELADKGHIGGKPVLTCWLGEHTARIGRRALQDAGLASFETPADTARAAAYLADWSKAQMALSRVPSAGSEDVDGNRKLVLGILREAAREGRRMLTEPEAKSVIRAYGVDAPEVLVAQTPAEVQAAAERLLAGGGQVAVKLLSKEITHKSDVGGVVLSLDTAEAAAEAARTIEKRVAKVKPGAAIDGFAVQPMVVRKQAHELILGMSRDPIFGPVILFGAGGVAVEVMEDTSVGLPPMDDVLAGDLIDRTRIGRLLAGYRDRKPADRAAIVKALNGLSQLIIDFPCIDGVDINPLLANAEGAVALDARVEIDPARVEEDGPERSLVIRPYPSGWETTVSSDRADFHVRPIKPADVRLYPDFLAKVSADDIRFRFLAQRKEFPDEMLKRLTQLDYDREIAFVALQETGELAAIGRLSADPDHVKAEYALLVRTDLQGHGLGWALLRHLIDYARADGIQRIEGIILGDNTRMLSMCRQFGFHVEHHPQEPGLMLASLDLD
- a CDS encoding GntR family transcriptional regulator is translated as MGDKEASQSLKALLGIRDLIMSGRIAAGERLSEIPLAEQLGISRTPVRAALARLEQEGLLEKTRSGSYFARAFTIEEVMDALELRGVLEGTAARLAAERGADPRKLSDILYVVDAIGRAIEPGPAEMDFEAYVQGNDEFHRLLAGLAGSETIRREIERAVRLPFASPSAFLEKQEDVPVFRRSLVGAQEQHRAILEAIEKREGARAEAIAREHARLARRNLEYVLHRDPSLMQRIPALTLVRPDEEAERDTRPTDWMSSAFRRL
- the ligM gene encoding vanillate/3-O-methylgallate O-demethylase, which encodes MTSSSLEDVTKSGKNIVEILRNSKIGSYVYPVVAAEFANWRDEQRAWRDSAVLFDQSHHMAELTVEGPDAGRFLESLSINSFRNFPVDRAKHYVPVSPEGYVIGDVICFHLEEDEYVLVGRAPTVNWVEYNAKKGGRSVKTIRDDRSPSRPDGNKVERRHYRFQIQGPNAPQILEKLNGGLVPDIKFFHMDRINIAGRKVRALRHGMAGAPGLEVFGPYAEKDEIRAAILEAGKEFDLYQVGSRAYSTNTLESGWIPSPLPAVYTGEEMKAYRQWLPADGYEATGSIGGSFVSDDIRDYYSTPWELGYGFYIKNDHDFVGRAALEKMQGRRHRKKVTFEWNGDDVAKVIASAFQRDDLPYKWIDFPVANYASSSFDRIMRGDRMVGLSMFSGYSFNERCMLSLGVVDDDVEIGDILTLVWGEPDGGTDKTATEKHRQAEIRVRVSAAPYAREARENYVESWRTRAA
- a CDS encoding Crp/Fnr family transcriptional regulator, which produces MTGSTHDAGGAALPVRIGSGLFDLLFKGCRIERYPAGQHLFVQEDDADRIYGVLSGTVEISLFSPGGQKLVANIELHHSLVGEIGALDGGTRTATAICLTACELVSLSRAQLFDRMQAHPELARAMIELLCARLRWVSGEMGDLAFFAIEARLAKRLGLLSGISADKDGWIELSQAELAEFLGATRESVNKTLNDWRSRGVIELRRGGVRVVSAAKLRGIASAGEDD